Genomic segment of Bacteroidales bacterium:
GCTTGCGCTTTATTTACAGCACTTACTTTAAAATTACGTAGGCGGAAAATCTCTTTTATTCTACTAAAAGCATCTTCGTTGAAAACTAATTTTGTATCAAAATACTCACAAAGCGTATGTTTGGTAATATCATCTTTTGTTGGGCCTAAGCCACCTGTTAATAAAATTAAATCGGCTGATTTGAAACTATTATCTATGGAGTTTAGAATGTCTTTTTTATCATCGGCAATTGCCTTTATTTGTTTGACTTTTATGCCATTACGATTTAGTAGCTCGCTCATCCAAGAGGCGTTGGTGTTGATTACTTGTCCGATGAGTAATTCATCGCCTATACTTATAATTTCTGCAATCATTATTTATTAATTGAAAATTTGTACTTTTGCTTTTTGTCAAATCGGTAAAGGCTTATCGTAGAAATTTGGCGTTTTAATTAGCCGGAGAAATTGATACGGAAAGCCAAAATAGGTTTGACATTTATTTTTTGTACAAAATTACATTAAATTTAGTGAGCATGAAAAGAATCGCAGAATCGGAATTGATATTAAATCCTAATGGTAGCATTTATCATTTGAGATTAAAACCTGAAAATATTGCTGATGATATAATTGTTGTTGGTGATCCCGGAAGAGTTCCGGTGATCTCTGCTTATTTTGATTCGATAGAATTTAAAATGAGTAACCGCGAAATAGTAACACATACCGGATATGTTGGAAAAAAACGTTTGACGGTTATGTCGACCGGTATGGGGACTGATAATTTGGATATTGTTATCAATGAATTAGATGCAGTTGTAAATATTGATTTGGACACTCGCACACCTAAAACAGAGCATAAGTCCTTGAATATTATTAGGTTAGGAACTTCCGGCGCTATGCAGGAAGATATTCCGGTAGGATCTTATGTGATGTCTACTCATGGTATTGGTTTGGATGGTTTGATGCGTTTTTATGCTGCCGGTAAAGAAGTTGAAGATACTGAATTGACCGAGGCTTTTTTACAACAAACTGCTTGGCCGGCTGATTTGCCAAAAGCATATATTGTTTCCGGAAGTAATAAGCTTTTTGATAAAATGGAGAAAGGTTATTTGAAAGGGATAACGGCAACAGCCCCAGGATTCTTTGGTCCACAAGGTCGTGTTTTGCGTTTAGATTTAGCTTATCCTGATTTGAATGATCGGATTTCTAATTTTAGATATAAAGATTATCGTATTACCAATTTTGAAATGGAAACATCTGCGCTTTATGGCTTAAGTAAAGCTCTTGGTCATAATGCAATGACAGTTTGTGCTATTATCGCCAATAGGCTGAGAAAAGAATATGCCAAAGATTATAAGCCAAGTGTTACGGCTTTAATAGAAGATTTATTAGAGAAGCTGTCTCAGTAGATTTGACTTAAATATTATATTTAATCCCGTCAGTTCGGAAGAAGCTGACGGGATTTTTGTTTTTATTTTAGTATAATTTTCTGTACAAATGTTTCCTCACCGTTTCTTATTTTAAGAAAATAAATCCCTTTTGATAAATGGCTGAGTTGAAGTTTTATTTGTGTTTTATTACCTACATTTTGTGTTAGAACTGTATTTCCTGTTATACTTTTAAGTTCTAAAAAAGCTGTGTTTTCCAAAGGTTTTTCAATTTGAATTTTTAAATAATCAAAAGTAGGATTAGGAAAAACTTTTGAAACAAAAGCTCCGGGTTTTTCTATTCTAACTGTGGTAATAGAGATTGTTTCGCTTTTCAGAGTCAAATCCGGTAAGTTTGCATAATCAACAAGACAGTAATAATCTCCCAATTCTGTCATTGGAAAACTAATGCTTTGATTTGTTTCGCCATCAATTAAAATATCATTTTTATACCATTGATAAGTTACTCCCGCATAGGTATAATCTACTTCAAAAGTGTAATTGGTTCCATCGTTAGATTCAAGTATTGGAAGAATCAAATTTTGAGGATCATATTTTGAATAATACCCTCCCCAATCAATTTGCGCTTTATCAATACTTTCAAAATCGAGGAGGTTATTCTGTACTTGACAGTCAAAAAGCTCAGGCAATGCAGATAGGTCGGTTAAATCATTAAACTTATTATCGTTGATGCGAAAAATTCTTAGATCGCTCATGTTGGCCATCTCTATAGGTAAAGAACCGCTAAGTTGATTCCTATCTAAAAGTAGAACATAGAGTTCTTGAAGCTGTCCGAAAGAGACAGGTATTGTTCCTGTTAATTGATTGCCATCAGCATAAAATCGTTGGAGTCCTGCAATATTTCCAATTTCAGAAGGAATTTCTCCTGTGAGATTGT
This window contains:
- a CDS encoding damage-inducible protein CinA, whose product is MIAEIISIGDELLIGQVINTNASWMSELLNRNGIKVKQIKAIADDKKDILNSIDNSFKSADLILLTGGLGPTKDDITKHTLCEYFDTKLVFNEDAFSRIKEIFRLRNFKVSAVNKAQA
- a CDS encoding nucleoside phosphorylase encodes the protein MKRIAESELILNPNGSIYHLRLKPENIADDIIVVGDPGRVPVISAYFDSIEFKMSNREIVTHTGYVGKKRLTVMSTGMGTDNLDIVINELDAVVNIDLDTRTPKTEHKSLNIIRLGTSGAMQEDIPVGSYVMSTHGIGLDGLMRFYAAGKEVEDTELTEAFLQQTAWPADLPKAYIVSGSNKLFDKMEKGYLKGITATAPGFFGPQGRVLRLDLAYPDLNDRISNFRYKDYRITNFEMETSALYGLSKALGHNAMTVCAIIANRLRKEYAKDYKPSVTALIEDLLEKLSQ